From the genome of Deinococcus sp. JMULE3, one region includes:
- a CDS encoding PhoH family protein: protein MTQPQQDSGLPTPGAFSATVTLENQREAYALLGAGDANLRRMRELTKAKLVARGETITITGDEEQVRSAERMVKDALDVVRSGAELTPDSLLRSARLSGEGRSLAAETQVTGLSLPRGLKPKTPGQKQYLDSINKSDITFGIGPAGTGKTYMAVAMAVQALKAKKVKRIILTRPAVEAGERLGFLPGDLQAKIDPYLRPLYDALQDMLDQEKFESYLTSGVIEIAPLAFMRGRTLNDAFIILDEAQNTTGEQMKMFLTRMGFSSKVVVTGDVTQIDLPRHVTSGLAVAKRVLGSIDGIAWHEFTDADVVRHPLVGRIIKAYETAENAEQDKRAARRGEFASIPEGEGDAAAEREQ, encoded by the coding sequence TTGACACAGCCTCAACAGGACAGCGGCCTCCCCACTCCCGGCGCGTTCAGCGCGACCGTGACCCTGGAGAACCAGCGCGAGGCGTACGCGCTGCTCGGGGCAGGAGACGCGAACCTGCGCCGCATGCGCGAACTCACGAAGGCGAAACTCGTGGCGCGCGGCGAGACCATCACCATCACCGGCGATGAGGAGCAGGTCCGCTCGGCCGAACGCATGGTGAAAGACGCCCTGGACGTCGTCCGCAGCGGCGCGGAACTCACGCCGGACAGCCTCCTGCGTTCCGCGCGCCTGAGCGGCGAGGGCCGCAGCCTGGCCGCGGAGACGCAGGTGACCGGCCTGAGCCTCCCGCGCGGCCTGAAACCCAAGACGCCCGGCCAGAAACAGTACCTGGACAGCATCAATAAGAGCGACATCACCTTCGGGATCGGCCCGGCGGGGACCGGCAAGACGTACATGGCGGTCGCCATGGCCGTGCAGGCCCTGAAGGCCAAGAAGGTCAAGCGCATCATCCTGACCCGCCCGGCCGTGGAGGCCGGGGAGCGGCTGGGGTTCCTGCCGGGGGACCTGCAGGCGAAGATCGACCCGTACCTGCGCCCGCTGTACGACGCGCTGCAGGACATGCTGGACCAGGAGAAGTTCGAGTCGTACCTGACGAGCGGCGTGATCGAGATCGCCCCGCTGGCGTTCATGCGCGGCCGGACGCTGAACGACGCGTTCATCATTCTGGACGAGGCACAGAACACCACGGGCGAGCAGATGAAGATGTTCCTGACCCGCATGGGGTTCTCCAGCAAGGTCGTCGTGACCGGCGACGTCACGCAGATCGACCTGCCCCGCCACGTCACGAGCGGACTGGCGGTCGCCAAGCGCGTGCTGGGCAGCATCGATGGCATCGCGTGGCACGAGTTCACGGACGCGGACGTAGTCCGCCACCCGCTGGTGGGCCGCATCATCAAGGCCTACGAGACCGCCGAGAACGCCGAGCAGGACAAGCGCGCCGCGCGCCGGGGCGAGTTCGCCAGCATCCCCGAAGGCGAAGGGGACGCAGCGGCGGAGCGTGAACAGTAG
- a CDS encoding diacylglycerol kinase, whose translation MRRNGSMWSGRRWWRSFGFAWEGLRHTYRSQANFRIECWAALLALGATLLLRAPLAPVALACALVLSLELVNTALEAVVDLVSPARHPLAKVAKDAAAAAVLVASAGALLVAAGTLLPALLRVLRG comes from the coding sequence ATGCGCCGGAACGGGTCGATGTGGAGCGGGCGACGCTGGTGGCGCTCGTTCGGTTTCGCGTGGGAGGGCCTGCGTCACACGTACCGCTCGCAGGCGAACTTCCGCATCGAATGCTGGGCGGCCCTGCTGGCGCTCGGGGCGACCCTGCTGCTGCGCGCCCCGCTGGCGCCGGTCGCGCTGGCCTGCGCGCTGGTGCTGAGCCTGGAACTTGTGAACACCGCGCTGGAAGCGGTCGTGGACCTCGTGAGTCCCGCGCGGCACCCGCTGGCGAAGGTCGCAAAGGACGCGGCCGCCGCCGCCGTGCTGGTCGCCTCGGCGGGCGCGCTGCTCGTCGCGGCGGGCACGCTGCTGCCCGCGCTGCTGCGGGTCCTGCGCGGATGA
- a CDS encoding GNAT family N-acetyltransferase, translating to MSSPADLSPAAVSLRGRRPRDVPTLTRWLTDPDAAWREWDAPYLPAWDTTANLQRYAQALASAPPNPNERVIDVGGVVVGMVNRAEEDPAGGGWWDLGILIYDPAHWGRGLGSRALALWVQATLDETDAHVLTFSTWGGNERMLRAALRLGFREAGRVREARVVRGERFDAVRLDLLRPEWPGLDGRA from the coding sequence GTGTCATCCCCTGCCGACCTCTCCCCTGCCGCCGTGTCCCTGCGGGGGCGCCGCCCGCGTGACGTGCCGACCCTGACGCGCTGGTTGACCGACCCGGACGCCGCGTGGCGCGAGTGGGACGCGCCGTACCTGCCCGCGTGGGACACGACGGCGAACCTGCAGCGGTACGCGCAGGCGCTGGCGTCCGCCCCGCCGAACCCGAACGAACGCGTGATCGACGTGGGCGGGGTGGTGGTCGGCATGGTGAACCGCGCCGAGGAGGACCCGGCGGGCGGTGGGTGGTGGGACCTGGGCATCCTGATCTACGACCCGGCGCACTGGGGGCGTGGGCTGGGGTCGCGGGCGCTGGCGCTGTGGGTGCAGGCGACGCTGGACGAGACGGACGCGCACGTCCTGACGTTCAGCACCTGGGGCGGGAACGAACGGATGCTCCGCGCCGCGCTGCGCCTGGGGTTCCGCGAGGCCGGGCGGGTGCGGGAGGCGCGCGTGGTGCGCGGCGAGCGCTTCGACGCGGTGCGGCTGGACCTGCTGCGGCCCGAGTGGCCGGGCCTGGACGGGCGGGCGTAA
- a CDS encoding class I SAM-dependent methyltransferase — protein sequence MNYDEFADLYDHQYDVYRDDLHHYARVGEQARGPVLEIGSGTGRVTTFLARRGVDITGLEPSARMIERAQDRAQREGLTVKYVQGDARTFRLDQRFDTVIAPFNALMHLYTPNEQLQAMQNIHAHLQPGGHFTFDLFVPRFGKPHTLRHEGETFHAPDGSRTDVFLVQRHDKPRQHITTEYHVDTTAPDGTLKRRHYTLTQRYYTRYEVEWLLRFAGFESPRVTGSFQGGPLDAHSEVMVFSTRAV from the coding sequence GTGAACTACGACGAGTTTGCCGACCTGTACGACCACCAGTACGACGTGTACCGCGACGACCTGCACCACTACGCCCGAGTGGGCGAACAGGCGCGCGGACCGGTGCTGGAGATCGGCTCCGGCACCGGCCGCGTCACGACGTTCCTCGCGCGGCGCGGCGTGGACATCACGGGCCTGGAACCCAGCGCGCGCATGATCGAACGCGCCCAGGACCGCGCCCAGCGCGAGGGGCTGACCGTCAAGTACGTACAGGGCGACGCCCGCACCTTCAGACTCGACCAGCGCTTCGACACGGTCATCGCGCCGTTCAACGCCCTGATGCACCTCTACACGCCCAACGAGCAGCTGCAGGCCATGCAGAACATCCACGCGCACCTGCAGCCGGGCGGACACTTCACGTTCGACCTGTTCGTCCCCCGATTCGGCAAGCCGCACACCCTGCGCCACGAGGGCGAGACCTTCCACGCGCCCGACGGCAGCCGCACCGACGTGTTCCTCGTGCAGCGGCACGACAAACCCCGCCAGCACATCACCACCGAGTACCACGTGGACACCACCGCGCCCGACGGCACCCTGAAACGCCGCCACTACACCCTCACGCAGCGCTACTACACCCGCTACGAAGTCGAGTGGCTGCTGCGCTTCGCGGGCTTCGAGAGCCCCCGCGTGACCGGCTCGTTCCAGGGCGGCCCGCTCGACGCGCACAGCGAGGTCATGGTCTTCAGCACCCGCGCCGTGTGA
- a CDS encoding HAD family phosphatase has translation MTSEQKRHVAFDWGGVFTVGTFDGRSTQNVAERSGVPVERVRDSYFRHVRQLEVGAWTLPQFWTVLQEEAGIPMPYDDFEELYLGSIADNAPMYATLAALPQGVRVGLLSNNYPVVSDHLRRDPRFARFHQPVFSNELGHKKPSPESFAALEAAMGVPAAQVAFVDDVQENIDAANAAGFHGILYHHDHHAAFEATLAEWLNG, from the coding sequence ATGACGAGTGAGCAGAAGCGGCACGTGGCTTTCGACTGGGGCGGCGTGTTCACGGTAGGAACCTTCGACGGGCGCAGCACGCAGAACGTCGCGGAGCGCAGCGGCGTTCCCGTGGAGCGCGTGCGGGACTCGTACTTCCGGCACGTGCGGCAGCTGGAGGTCGGCGCCTGGACATTGCCGCAGTTCTGGACGGTCCTGCAGGAGGAGGCGGGGATTCCCATGCCCTACGACGACTTCGAGGAGCTGTACCTGGGCAGCATCGCGGACAACGCGCCCATGTACGCCACGCTGGCCGCGCTGCCGCAGGGCGTGCGGGTGGGGCTGCTGAGCAACAACTACCCGGTGGTCAGTGACCACCTGCGCCGCGACCCGCGCTTCGCGCGGTTCCACCAGCCGGTGTTCAGCAACGAGCTGGGGCACAAGAAGCCCTCGCCGGAGTCGTTCGCGGCGCTGGAGGCCGCCATGGGCGTCCCGGCGGCGCAGGTGGCGTTCGTGGACGACGTGCAGGAGAACATCGACGCGGCGAATGCCGCCGGGTTCCACGGCATCCTGTACCACCACGATCACCACGCGGCGTTCGAGGCGACGCTGGCGGAGTGGCTGAACGGCTGA
- the aceA gene encoding isocitrate lyase, whose protein sequence is MTTNPRTPAEILEKTWQTEERWQGIKRNYSADEVVKLRGSLPIEHTLAKHGSQKLWRQMKEMPFVNALGALTGNQAMQQVKAGLKAIYLSGWQVAGDANNAGQMYPDQSLYPASSVPDVVKRINNTLRRADQIQHSEGKSDIDYFVPIVADAEAGFGGPLNAFELMKAMIEAGAAGVHFEDQLASEKKCGHLGGKVLVPTSQFIRTLNAARLAADVSGVPTVLIARTDADAANLLTSDIDENDRPFCTGERTPEGFYYVTPGIDQAISRALAYAPYADVIWCETSVPNLEDARKFAEAVHAQFPGKLLAYNCSPSFNWKKNLDDETIAKYQVELGKMGYKFQFITLAGFHSLNMSMFDLAYGYARNQMTAFVELQEREFAAQERGFTAVKHQREVGTGYFDLVAQAAGGGQSSTTALAGSTEAEQFGSHKELAAAHD, encoded by the coding sequence ATGACCACCAACCCCCGCACGCCCGCTGAGATCCTCGAAAAAACCTGGCAGACCGAGGAACGCTGGCAGGGCATCAAGCGCAACTACAGCGCCGACGAGGTCGTCAAGCTGCGCGGCAGCCTCCCCATCGAGCACACCCTCGCCAAGCACGGCTCGCAGAAACTGTGGCGTCAGATGAAGGAGATGCCCTTCGTGAACGCCCTGGGCGCCCTGACCGGCAACCAGGCCATGCAGCAGGTCAAGGCCGGCCTGAAAGCCATCTACCTGAGCGGCTGGCAGGTCGCCGGTGACGCCAACAACGCCGGGCAGATGTACCCCGACCAGAGCCTCTACCCCGCGTCCAGCGTGCCCGACGTCGTCAAGCGCATCAACAACACCCTGCGCCGCGCCGACCAGATCCAGCACAGCGAGGGCAAGAGCGACATCGACTACTTCGTGCCCATCGTCGCCGACGCGGAAGCCGGTTTCGGCGGCCCCCTGAACGCCTTCGAACTGATGAAGGCCATGATCGAGGCGGGCGCCGCCGGGGTGCACTTCGAGGACCAGCTGGCCAGCGAGAAGAAATGCGGTCACCTGGGCGGCAAGGTGCTCGTGCCCACCAGTCAGTTCATCCGCACCCTGAACGCCGCGCGCCTCGCCGCCGACGTCAGCGGTGTCCCCACCGTCCTGATCGCCCGCACCGACGCCGACGCCGCGAACCTCCTGACGAGCGACATCGACGAGAACGACCGTCCCTTCTGCACCGGCGAGCGCACCCCCGAAGGCTTCTACTACGTGACTCCCGGCATCGACCAGGCGATCAGCCGCGCCCTGGCCTACGCCCCCTACGCCGACGTCATCTGGTGCGAGACCAGCGTGCCCAACCTGGAAGACGCCCGCAAGTTCGCCGAGGCCGTCCACGCGCAGTTCCCCGGCAAGCTCCTGGCGTACAACTGCAGCCCCAGCTTCAACTGGAAGAAGAACCTCGACGACGAGACCATCGCCAAGTACCAGGTCGAACTGGGCAAGATGGGCTACAAGTTCCAGTTCATCACCCTGGCCGGGTTCCACAGCCTGAACATGAGCATGTTCGACCTCGCCTACGGCTACGCCCGCAACCAGATGACCGCCTTCGTGGAACTCCAGGAACGCGAATTCGCCGCCCAGGAACGAGGCTTCACCGCCGTCAAGCACCAGCGCGAAGTCGGCACCGGGTACTTCGACCTCGTCGCCCAGGCCGCCGGTGGCGGGCAGAGTAGCACCACCGCCCTGGCAGGCAGCACCGAGGCCGAGCAGTTCGGCAGCCACAAGGAACTCGCCGCCGCCCACGACTGA
- a CDS encoding polysaccharide deacetylase family protein — protein sequence MTPPWRWLAGLAAGAALYIGLPYLLVQRGGLGVITRGDPAGRQVALTFDDGPDPRSTPLVLDTLRAAGVHATFFILPALGRQHPELLRRLLDEGHEVLPHAHRHRHAWTLLPWVAFRDPGQATREVEALTGTRPRFQRPPHGAYSLATVLGQRVAAVTGVHWTVEARDWAPDATPDTVRAAVRRQVTPGGIIVLHDAGPGARTTPAALPGILADLHSRGFEVVPLRDLRGARPGTLRDVWRTLHGR from the coding sequence GTGACCCCTCCCTGGCGGTGGCTGGCGGGTCTGGCCGCTGGGGCAGCCCTGTACATTGGCCTGCCGTACCTCCTCGTGCAGCGCGGCGGACTGGGTGTCATTACGCGGGGTGACCCGGCTGGGCGGCAGGTCGCGCTGACCTTCGACGACGGCCCGGACCCGCGCAGCACCCCCCTCGTGCTGGACACGCTGCGCGCGGCGGGCGTCCACGCGACGTTCTTCATCCTGCCTGCGCTGGGGCGGCAGCACCCGGAGCTCCTGCGCCGCCTGCTCGACGAAGGGCACGAGGTCCTGCCGCACGCGCACCGGCACCGGCATGCCTGGACCCTGCTGCCCTGGGTCGCCTTTCGCGATCCGGGACAGGCCACGCGTGAGGTGGAGGCACTGACCGGCACTCGCCCCCGCTTCCAGCGCCCCCCGCACGGTGCGTACAGCCTCGCCACGGTGCTGGGTCAGCGGGTCGCCGCGGTCACCGGCGTTCACTGGACGGTCGAGGCCCGTGACTGGGCACCGGACGCCACCCCCGACACCGTCCGCGCCGCAGTCCGGCGGCAGGTGACGCCCGGCGGGATCATCGTCCTGCACGACGCCGGGCCGGGTGCGCGGACGACCCCCGCGGCGCTGCCGGGCATCCTGGCTGACCTGCACTCACGCGGTTTCGAGGTCGTCCCCCTCCGCGACCTGCGCGGCGCGCGGCCCGGCACGCTGCGGGACGTGTGGCGAACCCTTCACGGGCGGTGA
- the ybeY gene encoding rRNA maturation RNase YbeY, with product MIDLIVRKTPPAGLRPALRGSLEAVMAHFGVEEREVTVVLVGDRTIRALKREHWGEDAVTDVLSFPTWEPGDPFVPPHLGDIVISLDTAARQAEARGHSLTREVALLASHGLTHLVGHDHPHAEGLGFEEGATGPEWAVFHGAWDAARAALPDGA from the coding sequence GTGATTGATCTGATTGTCCGCAAGACGCCGCCCGCCGGTCTACGTCCCGCGCTGCGTGGGAGCCTGGAGGCGGTGATGGCGCACTTCGGCGTCGAGGAGCGCGAGGTGACGGTCGTGCTCGTCGGGGACCGCACCATCCGCGCCCTGAAACGCGAGCACTGGGGCGAGGACGCCGTGACGGACGTCCTGAGCTTCCCCACCTGGGAACCCGGCGACCCGTTCGTCCCGCCTCACCTGGGGGACATCGTGATCAGCCTGGATACCGCCGCGCGGCAGGCCGAGGCGCGCGGGCACAGCCTGACGCGCGAGGTGGCGCTGCTCGCCAGTCACGGCCTGACGCACCTCGTGGGGCACGACCACCCGCACGCCGAGGGCCTGGGCTTCGAGGAAGGCGCGACCGGGCCCGAATGGGCGGTGTTCCACGGCGCGTGGGACGCCGCGCGCGCCGCCCTGCCCGACGGGGCCTGA
- a CDS encoding glycosyltransferase — protein sequence MTPPDRHDPLRALIVSASFGSGHHQANGALDAALRDLGVPLDARHADLLKYMSTPERVITAGTYDLWLRHAPGLYKAFYHLTDTDRAPTAQAFGWLGYPAMRRDVLDVRPEVVVSSYPTPVALAHNVRRRTGTEFLNGLVITDYRVHQHWARAEADLLMVPNEEAREQLSRWRIPPERVEVTGIPIARVYRDLIGADRAALRVKHGLDPELPLILISGGGTGSYRALPQVLRELGNLGQRVQVLVLAGADGHGVVQVGGATLHRLGFTTNFPELLAASDLVVGKAGGLTVAEATTLGVPLVVHAPIPGQEEFNTDYLERHGAALWARSLADVRPAVLRALDADERARMSCAARRVSRPDAAEQVAQVLLRRLGRA from the coding sequence GTGACCCCGCCAGACCGTCACGACCCGCTGCGCGCCCTGATCGTGTCCGCGTCGTTCGGCAGCGGACACCATCAGGCGAACGGCGCCCTGGACGCCGCGCTGCGTGACCTGGGCGTGCCGCTGGACGCCCGGCACGCGGACCTGCTGAAGTACATGAGCACCCCGGAACGCGTGATCACCGCCGGAACGTACGACCTGTGGCTGCGGCACGCGCCGGGCCTGTACAAGGCCTTCTACCACCTGACCGACACCGACCGCGCGCCCACCGCGCAGGCCTTCGGGTGGCTGGGCTACCCCGCCATGCGCCGCGACGTGCTGGACGTCCGCCCCGAGGTGGTCGTCAGTTCCTACCCCACGCCGGTCGCGCTGGCGCACAACGTCCGCCGCCGCACCGGCACCGAGTTCCTGAACGGACTGGTCATCACCGACTACCGCGTGCACCAGCACTGGGCGCGCGCCGAGGCCGACCTGCTGATGGTCCCGAACGAGGAGGCCCGCGAGCAGCTGTCCCGCTGGCGCATCCCTCCGGAGCGGGTGGAGGTCACGGGCATTCCCATCGCGCGGGTGTACCGCGACCTGATCGGCGCTGACCGGGCCGCGCTGCGCGTCAAGCACGGCCTGGACCCGGAGTTACCCCTGATCCTGATCTCCGGCGGCGGGACCGGCAGTTACCGCGCACTGCCGCAGGTGCTGCGCGAACTGGGCAACCTGGGTCAGCGCGTGCAGGTGCTCGTCCTGGCCGGCGCGGACGGGCACGGCGTCGTGCAGGTGGGCGGCGCGACCCTGCACCGCCTGGGCTTCACCACCAACTTCCCGGAACTGCTCGCCGCGTCCGACCTCGTGGTCGGCAAGGCAGGCGGCCTGACCGTCGCGGAAGCCACGACGCTCGGCGTGCCTCTTGTCGTGCACGCCCCTATTCCCGGACAGGAGGAGTTCAACACCGACTACCTGGAACGCCACGGCGCGGCCCTGTGGGCGCGGTCCCTGGCCGACGTGCGCCCGGCAGTGCTGCGCGCCCTGGACGCCGACGAACGTGCCCGGATGTCCTGCGCCGCCCGGCGGGTCAGTCGCCCGGACGCGGCCGAGCAGGTCGCGCAGGTACTGCTGCGCCGCCTGGGCCGCGCGTGA